Proteins from a single region of Apium graveolens cultivar Ventura chromosome 7, ASM990537v1, whole genome shotgun sequence:
- the LOC141674455 gene encoding uncharacterized protein LOC141674455, translating to MTNSYNFIEDITALSQTITIKDRIIQLWRPPSFKNPNEDGSIEMVVTKFKPPLSIVLLEDFLTSVRCEDDISIQVHGFKFASFDDILSNKLGDKFLIDVIVRVVGYSSVESSLNDNKETKKLIMELEDAEKKSLKCTLWDKYAQNAFNFLSESNTGPLFLIIRNAKIKEWGEVVTLSNSLFCTCLSFNGDYDELKAFKSRFMVQIPVSDDHGSAS from the exons ATGACTAATAGTTACAACTTCATAGAAGATATAACAGCTCTAAGTCAGACTATTACTATTAAAGATAGAATCATACAGTTATGGAGGCCACCTAGCTTTAAAAACCCTAATGAAGATGGTAGTATTGAAATGGT GGTAACAAAATTCAAGCCACCGTTAAGCATAGTCTTATTAGAAGATTTTCTCACAT CGGTGAGATGTGAAGATGACATTTCAATTCAAGTTCATGGTTTTAAATTTGCATCATTTGATGATATTTTGTCGAATAAATTGGGTGATAAGTTCTTGATAG ATGTCATTGTTAGGGTTGTTGGTTACAGTTCTGTTGAAAGTAGCCTTAACGATAACAAGGAGACTAAAAAATTAATCATGGAATTAGAGGATGCTGA GAAGAAAAGTTTGAAATGTACTTTATGGGATAAGTATGCTCAAAATGCATTTAATTTTCTATCTGAAAGTAACACTGGACCTCTCTTTCTTATTATTAGAAATGCAAAAATAAAGGAATGGGGAG AGGTGGTTACGTTGTCGAACTCATTATTTTGCACCTGTTTAAGTTTTAATGGTGATTATGATGAACTTAAAGCATTCAAAAGCAG GTTTATGGTTCAGATTCCAGTTAGTGATGATCATGGAAGTGCGTCATAG